The Bacillota bacterium genome includes a window with the following:
- a CDS encoding malic enzyme-like NAD(P)-binding protein has product EMVASMNKNPIIFAMANPTPEIFPDEAKAAGAAVVGTGRSDFPNQINNVLAFPGIFRGALDVRAKDINEAMKIAAARAIASLIPDNELAADYVIAKPFDRRVAPAVAAAVAKAAMDTGVARLRRDPADIAEKCRLLVEKINGR; this is encoded by the coding sequence GGAAATGGTCGCCTCGATGAACAAGAACCCGATCATCTTCGCCATGGCCAACCCGACCCCGGAGATCTTCCCGGACGAGGCCAAGGCCGCCGGGGCGGCCGTGGTCGGCACGGGCCGGTCGGACTTCCCGAACCAGATCAATAACGTCCTCGCCTTCCCGGGCATCTTCCGCGGCGCCCTGGACGTGCGAGCCAAGGATATCAACGAGGCGATGAAGATCGCCGCGGCCCGGGCCATCGCCTCTTTGATCCCCGACAATGAGTTGGCCGCGGACTACGTCATCGCCAAGCCCTTTGATCGTCGGGTGGCCCCGGCCGTCGCCGCCGCCGTGGCCAAGGCGGCCATGGACACTGGCGTCGCCCGGTTGCGGCGCGACCCGGCGGACATCGCGGAGAAGTGCCGGCTATTGGTGGAGAAGATCAACGGTCGCTGA
- the sucC gene encoding ADP-forming succinate--CoA ligase subunit beta — translation MKLYEYLAKQVLAKNGVPVPPGRVAMSPDEVAAVALEIGAPVAIKAQILAGGRGKAGGIKFADSPEQAREVARGMFGADLKGFKIDRLLVEKKLKIENELYVGVAVDGAARRPLLIASAQGGMSIEEVPEKAIIKRPIDITWGLYSYTAREVVRRLGLTGIPAKKVADVMVRLYRIFRAYDAELVEINPLIISTGAGPGQEEVIAADGRLNVDEYALYRHKDLPAVEEGTALERRVKDIGLSYVELDGDIAVMANGAGMAMATLDILTRYGGRPANFLDAGGGASSEPMAQAMDVLLSQKPRAILVNIFGGITRCDEVAKAILWVKQNRGIPVPLVVRLVGTNEAEGVRLLQEAGIVAYKSLDEAAAKVVAATKEAR, via the coding sequence TTGAAGTTGTACGAGTACCTGGCGAAGCAGGTCTTGGCCAAGAACGGGGTCCCGGTTCCGCCGGGGCGGGTGGCGATGAGCCCCGACGAGGTGGCCGCGGTGGCCCTCGAGATCGGCGCTCCCGTGGCCATCAAGGCGCAGATCCTGGCCGGCGGCCGGGGCAAGGCCGGCGGGATCAAGTTCGCCGACTCGCCGGAGCAGGCCCGGGAGGTCGCCCGGGGGATGTTCGGGGCCGACCTCAAGGGCTTCAAGATCGACCGGCTCCTGGTGGAGAAGAAGCTGAAGATCGAGAACGAGCTGTACGTCGGCGTGGCCGTCGACGGGGCGGCCAGGCGGCCCCTGCTGATCGCCTCCGCCCAGGGCGGGATGAGCATTGAGGAGGTGCCCGAAAAGGCCATCATCAAGCGGCCGATCGACATCACCTGGGGGCTATACTCATACACCGCCCGTGAGGTCGTCCGCCGCCTGGGGCTGACCGGAATCCCGGCCAAGAAGGTCGCCGACGTCATGGTCAGGCTCTACCGGATCTTCCGGGCCTACGATGCCGAGCTGGTCGAGATCAACCCCTTGATTATCTCGACCGGGGCCGGGCCGGGGCAGGAAGAGGTCATCGCCGCCGACGGTCGGTTGAACGTCGACGAGTACGCCCTGTACCGGCACAAGGACCTGCCCGCCGTGGAGGAGGGCACGGCCCTGGAGCGGAGAGTCAAGGACATCGGGTTATCCTACGTCGAGCTCGACGGGGACATCGCCGTCATGGCCAACGGGGCCGGGATGGCCATGGCCACCCTGGACATCCTGACTCGCTATGGCGGCCGTCCGGCCAACTTCCTCGACGCCGGCGGCGGGGCGTCTTCCGAGCCGATGGCCCAGGCCATGGACGTCCTCCTGTCGCAGAAGCCCAGGGCCATTCTGGTCAATATCTTCGGCGGGATCACCCGCTGCGACGAGGTGGCCAAGGCCATCCTCTGGGTCAAGCAGAACCGCGGGATCCCGGTGCCGCTCGTCGTCCGTCTGGTCGGCACCAACGAGGCGGAGGGGGTCCGGCTGCTCCAAGAGGCCGGCATCGTGGCCTACAAGTCACTTGATGAAGCGGCCGCCAAGGTCGTGGCCGCGACCAAGGAGGCGCGCTAG